One window of Nostoc sp. C052 genomic DNA carries:
- a CDS encoding DUF29 domain-containing protein: MKIIELQMLQTLYEQDYCAWVEQIAELLRSHQWDTLDLEHLIEEVVDLGKSQQRALQSALRLVLSHLLKWKYQPERRSHSWQVTITHERLDIDELLQESPNLRRFLNDAEWINTTYQRSRQEAMVETGLSEDNFAIVCPFAVDEILDLDFYPNADE; encoded by the coding sequence ATGAAAATTATAGAACTCCAAATGTTACAAACTCTGTATGAGCAAGATTATTGTGCTTGGGTAGAGCAGATAGCAGAGCTTTTGCGATCACACCAGTGGGACACGCTGGATTTAGAACACTTAATTGAGGAAGTGGTAGACTTGGGTAAGAGTCAACAGCGAGCGTTGCAAAGTGCGTTGCGGTTAGTCTTATCGCATTTGTTGAAGTGGAAGTATCAACCAGAACGTCGTAGTCACAGTTGGCAAGTGACCATTACCCATGAGCGACTGGATATAGATGAATTGCTGCAAGAAAGTCCTAACTTGCGGCGTTTTTTAAATGATGCCGAGTGGATAAATACTACTTATCAGCGATCGCGACAAGAGGCAATGGTGGAAACTGGTTTATCAGAAGATAACTTTGCGATCGTTTGTCCGTTTGCTGTTGATGAGATTTTAGACTTAGACTTTTACCCTAACGCTGACGAATAA
- a CDS encoding bifunctional oligoribonuclease/PAP phosphatase NrnA, with translation MYFNSPVTQFESLSLTTEPNPEEPEIEKAPVEVAFKSPPLSPSVGDGAIYLNQRGNSLAQQKSEELQKTLLAHRHDRQLVILQDFPDPDALSCAWAYQLIAQQYDIKCEIIYAGALSHQENIALVRLTNLPIQRWTMQTLKTKDLSCYQGFVLIDNQGTTSQLLSAVQQAKIPLVVLIDHHSIQGDLHSEFEDIRPYVRATATIFTQYLQTGLLALDSSINQHVKCATALMHGLRSDTNRLMQAQEEDFMAAAYLSRFYDAQLLNAILQANRSKRVMDVIERSLKNRIVQNNFSIAGVGYLRYEDRDAIPQAADFLVTEENVHTAVVYGIVHDEDEELEIVIGSLRTSKLTLDPDEFIKEAFGQDSAGRFFGGGRTSAGGFEIPMGFLSGSNENSAYAKMKWEVFDAQIKQKLLRLVNPRDNPIQSE, from the coding sequence ATGTACTTTAATTCTCCCGTTACTCAGTTTGAGAGTTTGTCGTTGACCACAGAGCCAAACCCAGAGGAACCTGAAATCGAGAAAGCGCCAGTGGAAGTTGCATTTAAGAGTCCGCCATTATCGCCATCGGTAGGTGATGGGGCTATATATCTCAATCAGCGTGGTAATTCGCTGGCACAACAAAAATCAGAAGAACTGCAAAAAACCCTTTTGGCACACCGACACGATCGCCAACTGGTAATTCTGCAAGATTTTCCCGATCCTGATGCCCTCTCGTGTGCTTGGGCCTATCAGTTAATTGCCCAGCAATATGATATCAAATGTGAAATAATTTATGCTGGTGCATTGAGCCATCAAGAGAATATTGCCTTGGTAAGACTGACGAACTTACCGATCCAACGCTGGACAATGCAAACCTTGAAAACCAAAGATTTGTCATGCTATCAAGGTTTTGTCTTAATTGATAACCAGGGAACCACTTCACAGCTATTATCAGCGGTGCAGCAAGCTAAAATTCCCCTAGTGGTACTCATAGACCATCACAGTATCCAAGGCGATCTCCACTCAGAGTTTGAGGATATCCGTCCTTATGTAAGAGCGACGGCAACAATTTTTACTCAATACCTCCAAACGGGATTATTGGCATTAGATAGCAGCATAAATCAACACGTCAAATGTGCTACTGCCTTGATGCACGGCTTGCGATCAGATACAAATCGCCTGATGCAAGCACAAGAAGAAGACTTTATGGCGGCGGCGTATTTAAGCCGATTTTATGACGCTCAACTGCTGAACGCCATTTTACAGGCGAACCGTTCCAAGCGGGTAATGGATGTGATCGAGCGATCGCTAAAAAATCGCATCGTCCAAAATAACTTTTCCATTGCTGGTGTTGGTTACTTGCGCTACGAAGACCGTGACGCCATCCCCCAAGCGGCTGATTTTCTCGTCACCGAAGAAAACGTCCACACCGCCGTAGTTTACGGTATTGTTCATGACGAAGACGAAGAACTAGAAATAGTCATTGGTTCCCTGAGAACGAGTAAACTTACCCTTGACCCCGATGAATTTATCAAAGAAGCCTTTGGACAAGATAGTGCAGGGCGCTTTTTCGGCGGTGGAAGAACAAGCGCAGGCGGCTTTGAAATTCCAATGGGCTTCTTATCAGGCAGCAACGAAAATTCCGCCTATGCGAAAATGAAATGGGAAGTATTCGACGCTCAAATTAAGCAAAAATTGCTGAGGTTAGTTAATCCGAGAGACAACCCGATTCAGTCGGAGTAG